From the genome of Rarobacter incanus, one region includes:
- a CDS encoding YraN family protein, with product MNLIHEAQAMPPRSRRNLGRGGEDHVAMYLAERGWVIVERNWRCRYGELDIIALDGATLVVVEVKTRSSLTFGHPAEAVDGRKLARIRRLTGLWLAQAEHPAYDAVRIDVAAVIASSDGLAVSMVTVGHR from the coding sequence GTGAACCTCATACATGAAGCGCAAGCAATGCCACCGCGTTCCAGGCGGAATCTGGGACGAGGCGGGGAAGATCACGTGGCCATGTACCTTGCAGAGCGAGGGTGGGTCATCGTCGAGCGCAACTGGCGCTGTCGTTACGGCGAATTGGACATCATCGCGCTGGACGGCGCAACGCTCGTTGTCGTTGAAGTCAAGACAAGGTCATCGCTGACTTTTGGGCATCCGGCCGAGGCCGTCGATGGCCGAAAGCTCGCCCGGATACGCCGGTTGACGGGCCTGTGGCTGGCCCAAGCGGAGCATCCGGCCTACGACGCGGTCCGCATCGATGTGGCGGCAGTTATTGCCTCCAGCGATGGCCTGGCAGTGTCGATGGTTACGGTTGGGCACCGATGA
- a CDS encoding YifB family Mg chelatase-like AAA ATPase — protein sequence MSAAPSAQTLKVTDAGQRGWARAQSVALVGVVGHVIDIEVHLGSGIPGLTIVGLPDASLSEAKDRVRAAMASTGVPLPQRRITVNLAPASLPKRGSGFDLAIALSVLIAAGMIQPEALREVVVIGELGLDGSVHGVRGILPAVVAAANEGIATIVVPAENAAEACLVPGMRVIGAQSLGQVASELGVSVPLRAPASRRTREHAAGGPQRHGDMADVIGQPEAKLAIEVAAAGGHNLLMTGEPGVGKTMLASRLPTLLPDLTDQQSVEVTSIHSLAGEFDSSAGLIRRPPFQAPHHTATAAAIVGGGSGIPRPGAISLAHHGVLFLDEAPEFSARVLQTLRQPLEAGELTIHRSGAIARFPASFQLVMAANPCPCGKPGDQCGCTSLTQRRYFSRLSGPLLDRVDLYTTLTRVSGVRTDVAHESSRVIAARVARARDAAAERLRGTPWSVNGNTPGSWLRSRWRPDPRITQPLDQALTRGHMSLRAADRVVKVAWTLADLDGEQSPNRAHIAQAVAMRTMGPA from the coding sequence ATGAGCGCCGCGCCGAGCGCGCAGACGCTCAAGGTGACCGATGCGGGCCAGCGCGGGTGGGCCCGGGCGCAATCCGTGGCGCTGGTGGGCGTTGTCGGGCACGTAATCGACATCGAGGTGCACCTGGGGTCGGGCATACCCGGCCTCACCATAGTGGGGCTACCCGATGCGTCCCTCAGCGAGGCAAAGGACCGCGTCCGGGCCGCGATGGCGAGCACCGGCGTGCCGCTTCCCCAGCGCAGAATCACGGTCAACCTCGCTCCCGCATCGCTGCCGAAGCGCGGCAGCGGATTCGACCTTGCGATAGCGCTGAGCGTCTTGATCGCCGCGGGGATGATCCAGCCGGAGGCTTTGCGGGAGGTCGTGGTGATCGGGGAGCTGGGGCTCGACGGATCGGTTCACGGCGTGCGTGGAATCCTGCCCGCGGTCGTGGCGGCCGCGAACGAGGGCATCGCAACCATTGTCGTGCCGGCCGAGAACGCGGCGGAGGCTTGCCTGGTCCCAGGTATGCGCGTGATCGGTGCGCAGTCGCTGGGCCAGGTAGCGAGCGAGCTAGGGGTCAGCGTCCCGCTGCGGGCACCGGCATCGCGAAGAACCCGCGAACACGCCGCTGGCGGACCCCAGCGCCACGGGGATATGGCGGATGTCATCGGGCAACCCGAAGCGAAGCTAGCGATTGAGGTGGCGGCGGCGGGCGGTCACAATCTGCTCATGACGGGGGAGCCCGGGGTGGGCAAGACCATGCTGGCATCGCGTTTGCCCACCCTCCTGCCTGACCTCACTGACCAGCAATCCGTGGAGGTCACCTCGATCCACTCGCTCGCCGGTGAATTCGATTCATCGGCGGGTTTGATCCGCCGCCCGCCCTTCCAGGCACCGCACCACACGGCTACCGCCGCCGCAATAGTCGGCGGGGGTTCGGGTATTCCGCGACCCGGGGCGATCTCGTTGGCACACCACGGGGTCCTATTCCTCGACGAGGCGCCGGAGTTTTCCGCGCGGGTCCTCCAGACGCTGCGGCAGCCGCTCGAGGCAGGCGAGCTTACGATCCACCGCAGCGGTGCCATCGCACGGTTTCCCGCCTCATTTCAGCTAGTCATGGCCGCAAATCCCTGCCCATGCGGCAAGCCAGGTGACCAGTGCGGATGCACGTCCCTGACCCAACGCCGCTACTTTTCACGCCTGTCGGGGCCGCTCTTGGACCGCGTGGACCTGTACACGACGCTCACGCGGGTGTCGGGGGTCCGCACCGATGTCGCGCACGAGTCCAGCCGCGTCATCGCGGCGCGGGTCGCTCGCGCGCGCGACGCTGCCGCTGAAAGGCTGCGTGGGACTCCCTGGTCCGTCAATGGGAACACCCCCGGCAGTTGGCTAAGAAGCCGGTGGAGGCCGGATCCGCGCATCACCCAGCCCCTCGATCAAGCACTGACACGGGGCCACATGTCGCTGCGCGCGGCAGACCGGGTCGTCAAGGTCGCCTGGACGCTCGCGGACCTCGACGGCGAGCAATCCCCGAATCGAGCGCACATAGCGCAGGCGGTCGCTATGCGAACGATGGGACCAGCCTGA
- the dprA gene encoding DNA-processing protein DprA: protein MNKLVQVEGERQARMAWSCVVEPAETAAIAFVETMGAVDAWSWLDEQGGRLSDGRTSEVPKRLRKSVLRWHAAASHVTASSLEGRLARCGEVRVVIPGDADWPVILDDLQGTRPLALWVRGNGNLAELFARGASVVGARAASAYGIAATTEIVCGLAARGHAIISGGAYGIDAAAHRAALSVGGGTVAFMPGGVDVDYPAAHGALFRRICEQGGLVMAEMGPSARPWKSRFLHRNRLIAAAGRAAVVIEAGIRSGAMSTARQSALLSRPVGAVPGPITSRVSQGCHELMRTGVATCVYDADHVVEMIASLTAQWDEGRAATQGTLAIGAYRGRPRWLESAARGVAACVESSAHGARVGDVIAATGLAANTVMTALGELEAAGLVAWDKGMWVSTRQ, encoded by the coding sequence ATGAACAAGCTAGTACAGGTGGAAGGGGAACGCCAGGCGCGCATGGCGTGGTCCTGCGTCGTGGAACCTGCCGAGACGGCGGCAATCGCATTTGTCGAGACCATGGGAGCGGTGGATGCGTGGTCATGGCTCGATGAGCAGGGCGGACGTCTTAGCGATGGTCGAACAAGTGAGGTGCCTAAGCGATTGCGCAAGTCCGTGCTCCGCTGGCACGCAGCGGCGTCGCATGTGACCGCGAGCAGCCTCGAGGGGCGCCTCGCCCGATGCGGTGAGGTCCGGGTGGTGATACCGGGCGATGCCGATTGGCCGGTGATCCTCGACGACTTGCAGGGCACGCGGCCGTTGGCCCTGTGGGTGCGGGGAAACGGGAACCTCGCGGAGCTCTTCGCCAGGGGAGCGTCGGTGGTGGGAGCGCGGGCGGCGAGCGCATATGGGATTGCCGCCACCACGGAAATCGTTTGCGGGCTGGCGGCGCGGGGCCACGCGATCATATCCGGCGGGGCCTATGGCATCGATGCGGCCGCGCATCGGGCGGCTCTTAGCGTCGGCGGTGGAACCGTCGCGTTCATGCCCGGGGGCGTTGATGTCGATTATCCGGCTGCCCACGGCGCGCTTTTCCGCAGGATCTGCGAGCAGGGGGGCTTGGTGATGGCCGAAATGGGGCCGTCGGCGCGCCCCTGGAAGTCGCGCTTCTTGCACCGCAATAGGCTCATCGCCGCGGCCGGCCGGGCCGCGGTGGTCATCGAAGCCGGGATTCGGTCGGGCGCCATGTCGACCGCGCGCCAGAGCGCGCTGCTGTCGCGACCCGTCGGCGCCGTGCCCGGTCCCATCACATCGCGCGTGTCCCAAGGATGCCACGAACTCATGCGCACGGGGGTCGCAACGTGCGTCTACGACGCCGACCACGTCGTCGAGATGATTGCGAGCTTGACCGCGCAGTGGGACGAAGGCCGGGCAGCGACACAGGGAACGCTGGCGATCGGAGCTTACCGCGGCCGGCCCCGGTGGTTGGAGTCCGCCGCGAGAGGCGTCGCGGCATGCGTCGAAAGCAGCGCGCACGGTGCGCGTGTGGGCGACGTAATCGCTGCGACTGGACTCGCCGCGAACACGGTGATGACCGCACTCGGAGAACTTGAGGCGGCCGGATTGGTTGCGTGGGACAAAGGCATGTGGGTGAGCACCCGGCAGTGA
- a CDS encoding tyrosine-type recombinase/integrase — protein MTARRTFEPNADGPHCADMCAQFESYLVGRKGLSVATARAYTADLRGFAAFLGTDCIEPADLGVANVRRWLSDMVSRGLAKSTLARARASLRAYAAWLTATQGADDIGVARIQSPRIPARLPAVVTPGESIRLLDEERAAAQDKEPHRLRRWALLELLYGAGARIAEAHAANLADINVASATILLHGKGNKDRVVPLGEPARDALAMWIEHGRPVIAANLEPPHAEALFLTPRGRRWGVRQMREAVHQACAAAGTPDISPHGLRHSAATHLLEGGADLRSVQEILGHASVATTQRYTHVTAARLRSSYRQAFPRA, from the coding sequence ATGACCGCGAGGCGCACGTTCGAGCCCAATGCCGACGGACCGCATTGCGCCGACATGTGCGCCCAATTCGAGAGCTACCTCGTCGGGCGCAAAGGCCTCAGCGTCGCCACCGCCCGCGCCTACACGGCGGATCTGCGCGGGTTCGCGGCCTTCCTTGGCACGGATTGCATTGAACCGGCGGATCTAGGCGTGGCAAACGTCCGTCGGTGGCTCTCCGACATGGTCTCGCGGGGATTGGCCAAGTCAACGCTTGCGCGCGCTAGGGCGAGCCTGCGCGCCTACGCCGCCTGGCTTACGGCAACCCAGGGCGCCGACGATATCGGCGTCGCAAGGATCCAATCGCCGCGCATCCCCGCCCGGCTCCCCGCGGTCGTGACACCCGGCGAGTCGATCCGATTGCTGGACGAGGAGCGCGCGGCCGCGCAGGACAAGGAGCCGCATCGTCTGCGGCGGTGGGCCCTACTTGAGCTGCTCTATGGTGCGGGGGCGCGTATCGCAGAGGCTCATGCGGCAAATCTGGCGGATATCAACGTCGCCTCCGCCACGATTTTGCTGCACGGGAAGGGAAACAAAGACCGCGTGGTTCCGCTCGGCGAACCCGCTCGCGATGCGCTCGCGATGTGGATCGAACATGGCCGTCCTGTCATCGCTGCGAACCTCGAACCGCCACACGCCGAGGCGCTCTTTCTCACCCCGCGCGGGCGCAGGTGGGGCGTGCGCCAGATGCGCGAAGCCGTCCACCAGGCATGTGCCGCGGCGGGAACGCCCGACATTTCTCCGCACGGGTTGCGCCACAGCGCCGCGACGCACCTGCTCGAAGGCGGGGCGGACTTGCGATCGGTGCAAGAAATCCTCGGTCACGCCAGCGTCGCCACCACCCAGCGTTACACGCACGTAACGGCGGCACGACTACGGTCGTCGTATAGGCAGGCGTTCCCGCGTGCGTGA
- a CDS encoding FliA/WhiG family RNA polymerase sigma factor gives MRGPTLPGHDRALSGLVFARRDRADDPTAAGSADDLAHPAAAARGQVIDLENGPIDAVWTYFRMTAASAAREKLILHYGSIVSHVAARVATRLPNNIEQADLVSWGMFGLIDAIDKFEPDRDVRFETYAQTRIRGAIIDGLRSMDWVPRSVRSKARSVERAISDLESALLREPTRQEIADHLGIAAAELSAIESNNSTTSVVALDELLAVGDAIEQRLAPNEPALHNDDPARSIENAEQREILFQMVGTLGNRDRLVLMLYYFERMTLSDIGRVLGVTESRISQLHSNAMKQLRIRVTEYGLR, from the coding sequence ATGAGGGGACCGACATTGCCAGGACACGACCGTGCGCTTTCTGGACTGGTGTTCGCGCGCCGTGATCGTGCTGACGATCCAACCGCGGCGGGAAGCGCCGACGACCTTGCCCACCCCGCGGCAGCTGCACGCGGCCAAGTCATCGACTTGGAAAACGGGCCGATCGATGCTGTGTGGACCTATTTCCGGATGACGGCGGCCAGCGCCGCGCGAGAGAAGCTCATACTGCATTACGGGTCGATCGTGAGTCACGTCGCCGCGCGCGTCGCCACGCGTTTACCCAACAACATTGAACAGGCGGATCTGGTCTCATGGGGCATGTTCGGTCTCATCGACGCCATTGACAAGTTCGAGCCGGATCGCGATGTGCGCTTTGAAACCTATGCGCAGACTCGCATCCGCGGAGCGATCATTGATGGCCTGCGGTCCATGGACTGGGTCCCGCGCTCGGTCCGCTCGAAGGCTCGCTCGGTCGAGCGCGCGATCAGCGATCTCGAGTCGGCGTTGCTGCGCGAACCAACTCGCCAAGAGATTGCAGATCATCTGGGGATCGCTGCAGCTGAACTATCCGCAATAGAATCCAACAATTCGACGACGTCAGTCGTCGCCCTCGACGAACTGCTGGCCGTCGGCGACGCTATCGAACAGCGGCTCGCGCCCAACGAGCCCGCACTGCACAACGACGACCCCGCGCGCTCGATCGAGAACGCCGAGCAACGCGAAATCCTCTTTCAGATGGTCGGCACTCTCGGAAACCGCGATCGCCTGGTCTTAATGCTGTACTACTTTGAACGCATGACTCTCAGCGACATCGGCAGGGTTCTGGGAGTAACGGAATCTCGCATCTCGCAGTTGCATTCGAACGCCATGAAGCAGCTGCGGATCCGGGTGACCGAATATGGGCTGCGTTGA
- a CDS encoding M23 family metallopeptidase produces the protein MNEFSVFVAIVLVAPFITGIQAAGPAATGSGIPYAGAAPVNQHTTFGAVPRDRASYSLPLAGAAIADVVRRFEPPATTYSRGHRGVDIAADEGRTVFAPRSGTVTFAGQVAGRGVLVISHPDGLRSTLEAVSTALSRGDAVESGQAVGKVAAGHDCRGLAACLHWGVRTSAGDYIDPISLIRGGKIVLLPRNEE, from the coding sequence ATGAACGAGTTCTCCGTGTTCGTTGCGATCGTCCTGGTGGCGCCGTTCATCACCGGCATCCAGGCCGCCGGCCCTGCAGCCACGGGGAGCGGCATTCCGTACGCTGGCGCCGCGCCGGTGAATCAGCACACCACTTTCGGCGCGGTCCCGCGCGACCGGGCGTCATATAGCCTCCCGCTCGCCGGTGCCGCGATTGCTGATGTCGTTCGCCGTTTCGAACCGCCCGCGACGACGTACTCGCGTGGGCATCGCGGGGTAGATATCGCTGCCGATGAGGGTCGCACCGTTTTCGCTCCGCGATCCGGAACCGTCACCTTTGCCGGGCAAGTCGCCGGTCGCGGGGTCCTGGTGATCAGCCACCCGGACGGCCTTCGCTCCACCCTCGAAGCGGTCTCGACCGCGCTCAGCCGGGGGGACGCGGTCGAAAGCGGGCAGGCCGTCGGCAAGGTCGCGGCGGGACACGATTGCCGGGGCCTAGCCGCATGCTTGCACTGGGGAGTCCGCACGTCGGCCGGTGACTACATCGATCCGATCTCGCTGATTCGCGGGGGAAAGATCGTCTTGCTGCCGCGCAACGAAGAGTAG